The Nodosilinea sp. PGN35 genomic interval TTGACTAGCGCCAGCAGAGTTTCGGCCCCGGCCCGGCCTGCGGCGGCACTGGCCGCAAACAGGGGTGTGAACCCGGCTAGATCGGTGAACAGCAGGGTGCCCTGATGCCAGCGGTGGCGCACCTGGGGGCCGAGCGGGGGCTGCTGGGCCACAGCGCGCGGCACGTAGTCGATCAAACTGTGTTGCAGGGTGCGCAAATGGTCAAACACCCTACCCAGGGTTTTGGGGGAAGGGTCAACCCACAGGGCGGCGTACAGGTCGGCGGGAACCAACTCTCGCAGGCTGCGCTCAATGCTCTCCAGTTCTGCCACGGCCCCTATCCACTGCTTGTCTGGTGCTGATTTGGTGCAACTCATCTCTCCTAGGGTGCCCCCATTGACCGGCGGCAGCTCTGTCAACCTAGGCCTGGGGTTTGGGGGCGGTAGCGTCTGGGGGCAGCTTGAGCGGTAGCTCGGCATTGATGGCGTCAATTTCCTGCTGCTCAAGCTCGTTGACCTCGGCAATGTAGCGGGTCAGCAGCGTTTTCAGGCGCGGTGAATAAAACCGGTGCAGGCTGTAGTTGCCCAGGGCCGGAAAGCCCCGGCGCTTTTTGTGGCGGCCCCCTGCCCCAGGGTCAAACAGGGTGATGCCGTGGGCGATCGCCCACTCGATCGGGGCGTAGTAGCAGGCGTTAAAGTGCAGATTGTCCATCTCCATCGCCGAGCCCCAGTAGCGACCGTAGAGGCGATCGCCCTTGGTCAGACAAAACGACATGCCCACCGGGTGGCTGTCATCTTCGCCGTAGGCGGCGAAAAACACCATGCGGTGGCGGTAGTCGTGGTGCAGCAGGTGAAAGAATTTGCGGCTCAGGTACTTGCTGCCCCACCAGCCAAACTTGTCGCAGGTGTCGGCGTAAAAATCGTACATCTGGTCGCACAGGGTTTTGCTGATCGCATCTCCGGCGATCGCCTCCAGGCGCAGGCCCGCCGTTGCCATCGACTTGCGCTCGCGCTTGATGTTGCGCCGCTGGTTGGCGTTGAACATGCCCAGGTAGTCGTCAAAGTCTTTAAAGCTGTGGTTCTGCCACACGTAGCTGTGGTGCAGCCACTCCGAATAGCCCAGCTGGGTCATGGTGGCCCGCCACTGGGGGTCAACGTAGAGAAAGTGGCAGCCGGAGATATTGTTGCGATCGCAGAAGTCGTCAATCACCTCCACCATGGCCCGGCTGATTATGGCCTCGTCGGCCTCTGGGGCGATCAAAAACCGATAGCCCTCCGCCGGGGTAAACGGTGACATGCCCAGCAGCTTGGGGTAATACTCCACCCCCAGCCGCTCGGCCAGATCGGCCCACTGGTGGTCAAAGACAAACTCGCCTCGGCTGTGGCCCTTCAGATACATGGGGGCAGCTCCCACCAGCCTCTTCCCCTGCCACAGGGCCAGGTGGCAGGGCAGCCAGCCCGCATTGGCCCCCACGCTGCCCGAGCGCTCCATGTTGTGTAGCCAGCTCCACTCCAAAAACGGGGTTTCCAAAGGCTGGGCCAGCTCATCCCAGAGGGCTTCAGGAACCTCGTCAATGGAGCGCAGCCAGGTGGCGGTCAGCGACGGCACAGAGGGATAGCCCATGGATGATCAGCCGGTAGGAGACGGTTGGTTATTCTCCAGGGTAAAGGAATTTATCGCCCCGTGCAGGCGTCGGCCAGGGAGGAGCGCAGATCTGCCGGTTAGATGAACTGGAGATGGGCGGCGAGAGGGCTGTACCTTAGGGACGGGGCTGGGCTAGGAGCCACCCCCTACCTCTGGGGACGCAGGCCTGACCCGGTAGTGCAAAAACACTTCGTCCGCCACCACCCGGTGGGAGAGCAGCTGCAAGCGGGGGGCCACCGCCGCCAAAAAGCCCGCCCCCTCCACTGGGGACGGAGCCGTTGCCCCCCCCAAGATCAGCGGACACACGGTCATAAAGATCTCATGGACGCAGCGGCAGCCCAGCAGTTCTGCGGTCAGTCTGCCGCCGCCCAACAGGGCCAGGTGGTGAATTCCTCCCTGCTTGAATTGGGCTAGCACCCAGGGCCAATCCCAGGGTTGCGTCTGAGCCTCGGGTACGACCCAAACGGTGTCAAACAAATCGGTCTCTGCCCATCGCTGCGCTCCAGCGGCTGTGGTCACTAGCCCCCGAGGCACCGGCTGCTGAAAGTACCGCAGCTGGGGGTCGAGGTTGCCCGAGGGCGACCAGACGATTTGCACGGGCTGATCGCGCTGCCGCCGCTGTCGCCGCTGGGCCAACAGGTCTGGGCTGCGCACGCTCAGGGTCGTACCGTAGGCCCGCAGGGTGCCCCCGCCAAATAGCACCCCGTCCGCCGCCGCCACTTTTTCCTCCAGGTGGGCCAGGTCGGCGGCGGCGGAAAAGCGAGCGGCACCGCGCTGGGCATCGGCGATTTTGCCGTCCAGACTCATGGCCAGCACTAGGGTGACCTGGGGAATCGGTGGGTTGGATACAGGGGC includes:
- a CDS encoding RibD family protein; the encoded protein is MAIAPVSNPPIPQVTLVLAMSLDGKIADAQRGAARFSAAADLAHLEEKVAAADGVLFGGGTLRAYGTTLSVRSPDLLAQRRQRRQRDQPVQIVWSPSGNLDPQLRYFQQPVPRGLVTTAAGAQRWAETDLFDTVWVVPEAQTQPWDWPWVLAQFKQGGIHHLALLGGGRLTAELLGCRCVHEIFMTVCPLILGGATAPSPVEGAGFLAAVAPRLQLLSHRVVADEVFLHYRVRPASPEVGGGS
- a CDS encoding GNAT family N-acetyltransferase, with translation MGYPSVPSLTATWLRSIDEVPEALWDELAQPLETPFLEWSWLHNMERSGSVGANAGWLPCHLALWQGKRLVGAAPMYLKGHSRGEFVFDHQWADLAERLGVEYYPKLLGMSPFTPAEGYRFLIAPEADEAIISRAMVEVIDDFCDRNNISGCHFLYVDPQWRATMTQLGYSEWLHHSYVWQNHSFKDFDDYLGMFNANQRRNIKRERKSMATAGLRLEAIAGDAISKTLCDQMYDFYADTCDKFGWWGSKYLSRKFFHLLHHDYRHRMVFFAAYGEDDSHPVGMSFCLTKGDRLYGRYWGSAMEMDNLHFNACYYAPIEWAIAHGITLFDPGAGGRHKKRRGFPALGNYSLHRFYSPRLKTLLTRYIAEVNELEQQEIDAINAELPLKLPPDATAPKPQA